ATCAACACGGCGGGATCGGCGAGCGCGGCGCGAGCCAACGAGACCAGCTGCTTCTCCCCGGCCGACAGCCGGCTTCCCCGCTCCCGCACCTCGGTCGCGAGCCCGTCGGGGAACTGTTCGAACCTGTCGAGCACGCCGATCCGCGCAGCCGCGTCGCGCACCTCGTCGTCGGTTGCGTCGGGACGGGCGACCCGGATGTTGTCGGCGATCGTGCCGGTGAACAGGTAGCCCTCCTGGGGGACGACCACCACCTCGTTGCGCAACGACCGCAGGTGGATCCGGCGCAGGTCGACGTCGCCGATGCGCACGACACCGTCGGTGGGGTCGTAGAACCGGGCGATCAGCTTGGCCATGGTCGACTTCCCCGCACCCGTCGGACCGACGAATGCCACCCGCTCACCCGGTGCGATCTCGAGGTCGATGCCGGAGAGGACCGGATCGCCGCCGCCGTATCCGAAGGTCACGTCGTCGAGCACGATCGACGCGCCGACCGGGAAGTCGACGCCGTCGGCCGGTTCGTCGATCGCCACCGGTTCGTCGACGAGGCCATAGAGCTTGTGCAGCGCCGCGGTCGCCGACTGGACCATGTTGAAGAGCTGACTCAGCTGCTGCACCGGCTCGAAGAGCGTGCTGAGCAGGAGGATGAAGGCGACGACGGTGCCGAGGCTCAGTCGCCCCTCGCTGACCATCCAACCACCGACACCGAGCGCCACCGCGGTCGTCGCCGCCCCGGCGAACTCGACGATCGGCAGGTACCAACACTGGATGCGCACCGAGGCCATGTGGGTCCGGTACAGCGAGAAGTTCGCGTCGGAGAACCGCCGGGCTTCGATCTCCTCGCGTCCGAATGCCTGCACGACCCGCACACCGCTGATGCCCTCCTGAAGGCTCGAGAGGGTGTCGCCGATCTCTTCGCGAACGGTGAGATACGCCGCATTGGAGTCGCGCTGGAACTTGATGCTCGCCACGACCACGAACGGCACGGCGATCGCGCACAGCAGCATCAGCTGCCACGACAGGATCAGGAGGATGACGAACGAACCGACCAGCAACAGCGCAGCGCTGGTGAACATGATCAGCCCGAACTGCACGAGCTCCTGGAGCGAGTCGACGTCGGAGGTCATCCGCGACACCAACACGCCGGCCTTCTCGCGGTCGAAGAACGACATCGATTGCCGCAGGAGGGAGTCGAAGACCCGGACCCGCATGTCGCGCAGGAAGTGTTCCCCGACCCGGGCCAGCAACACGATGGCGCCCCGGTAGCAGGCATAGCTGACGACCGCGACGACGACATACAGCGCGATCGCCAGGTTGAGCTGCCCGACGTCGTCCTTCGCGATGCCTTCGTCGATGCCCCGCCGCACCAGCAGCGGACCGGCCAACAGCATCGCCGTCCACACGACGATCAGGCCCACCGCGCCAGCGGCGCCGCGCCGGTAGGGCGTCAGCATCCGTGCGGTCCGGCGCAGCACCTTGCGGGTCGCTTCGATGTCGAGTTGATCTTCCGGATCGGTGGCGTGACCCCATGCCCAGCCCATCAGCGGGCCCCCTCGGGAGCGTCACGATCCACCGCGAGCACTTCCCGGTAGCGGGCGTTGGTCTCGAGGAGTTCGGCGTGAGTTCCCTCGGCTGCGACACGACCGCCGTCGAGCAGCACGACTCGGTCGGCGAGGGCG
This is a stretch of genomic DNA from Acidimicrobiales bacterium. It encodes these proteins:
- a CDS encoding ABC transporter ATP-binding protein, coding for MGWAWGHATDPEDQLDIEATRKVLRRTARMLTPYRRGAAGAVGLIVVWTAMLLAGPLLVRRGIDEGIAKDDVGQLNLAIALYVVVAVVSYACYRGAIVLLARVGEHFLRDMRVRVFDSLLRQSMSFFDREKAGVLVSRMTSDVDSLQELVQFGLIMFTSAALLLVGSFVILLILSWQLMLLCAIAVPFVVVASIKFQRDSNAAYLTVREEIGDTLSSLQEGISGVRVVQAFGREEIEARRFSDANFSLYRTHMASVRIQCWYLPIVEFAGAATTAVALGVGGWMVSEGRLSLGTVVAFILLLSTLFEPVQQLSQLFNMVQSATAALHKLYGLVDEPVAIDEPADGVDFPVGASIVLDDVTFGYGGGDPVLSGIDLEIAPGERVAFVGPTGAGKSTMAKLIARFYDPTDGVVRIGDVDLRRIHLRSLRNEVVVVPQEGYLFTGTIADNIRVARPDATDDEVRDAAARIGVLDRFEQFPDGLATEVRERGSRLSAGEKQLVSLARAALADPAVLILDEATSSVDPGTEATVETAMETLMQGRTVIAIAHRLSTSERCDRVAVVADGRLVEVGSHDELVAAGGRYFDLYTAWVVGLGHDS